A stretch of Glandiceps talaboti chromosome 18, keGlaTala1.1, whole genome shotgun sequence DNA encodes these proteins:
- the LOC144448896 gene encoding carboxypeptidase D-like: MFTTRACFLYVGLSLLYLQCVQTAYTRSSDIDTTKYYHYDELTSLLKKYAAEYSHIAKLETIGKSVEGRELWVMKLTDIPNETEPGEPYVKFVGNMHGNEVISRQVLIYLIQYLCKNYDRDSRIKTLLDSTTVYIMPSLNPDGFEAAKAGTCGGIQGRENAHRVDLNRNFPDQFSPLPVQEATGKREPETRAMMQWILDNPFVLSGNFHGGSVVASYPYDDSKKHTRTGKNSLSPDDDVFKRLAHVYSNAHQTMHTSKADCNHEHFQDGITNGAHWYDVNGGMQDYNYVHSNCFELTLELSCCKYPLPAELSKEWENNQEALLQLLEEVHKGVKGFVLDSIDESAIPDATISVQGIDHNVKTASFGDYWRLLVPGTYTITATADGYDSVTKTVTVIDDSVTEVNFKLTRNTARDKLEKLLKELHKRSVNDAYEDSDASYISDDEEIIEPIVFEHHNHGEMVDFMTKYARDYPDITRLYSIGQSVQNRDLLVLEITDNPGVHEAGEPEFKYIGNMHGNEVVGREMLLLLIQLLCENYDQVSEVKALVDSTRIHIMPSMNPDGHEKSREGDKVGVDGRANANGIDLNRNFPDQFGVSEGSIQKETHAVMQWIKFFPFVLSANLHGGSLVANYPFDDTKNGRSKYSKCPDDAIFRQLTESYSQAHPTMHLGHPCPDMYPEETFEDGITNGAAWYSVAGGMQDWNYLHSNCFEITIEMGCVKYPKEKKLEGFWDDNELPLVVYIQQVHKGLKGFVTSEGGEGLSNATIHVDGVDHDVITAECGDYWRLLVPGTYKVTASLDGYMNDTTGVEVTDGLATEVNFTLRSIQSSVQPELDTDEHEEEGSTDHEEDWATLHDFNLPQNFTKYTSNLELISQIMDYSTQFSNITQVTTFGKTVKNYQMLDLIISAKDDVQKPVVALIGGLLGEEPVGREILLRIIRHLCEGYKQGDKRIKAILNSVSIHIIPAIDLDGFEDAQVLDCEGTEYKGSNLANVFSTSGEQLSDRPEVMALQDLFAFHEFPLVLSIEAGGLWVRYPMDKPRTTASTPLINGVVTEDEINFQYLASRYVSENHILEDGLICRGYHFDGGIAHGADWIETNNTLQDYLYVEEQILMITAHVSCCKYPPVEDLTPIWQDNLEPILQLIESANQGIHGTVLDAQGNKLPTATVTVLGHSAKIAVNPSTSTFHQVLAPGLYRVTASVPGYTSLTKIVHVNEKQLQKVTMQLSKERELKYHDYDEMEKLLRQLDASYPNITDLYSIGQSTDYRQLWALKVSGDADKSHPGRPEMKFVANLHGNEVVGRELLLALCEHLVYSYGKDDWVTKLVDNTAIHIVPSVNPDGGQKAEEGVCVGDTGALNSKGIDIAWDFTSKFDNESTSTGQETKAVEKWISERPFVLSVALYGGTLVTTYPYDASSHPDLAGANPTTDNDILKYLSSVYASKHPSMSLGLPACPDQVGKNTSEEFQNGIINGAAWRSAIGSMQDFNYDYSNCFEISVYTGCCKYPFEDELGQLWRDHSPALIAMIEQVHSGVKGYVRNEQGHGIENAEIYIDGHPHVVTSSKYGDYWRLLMPGKYSVTVTAKGYMHQVKFVEIPPHGKVGKVDFMLKATSGLFGLPTAMFALITATGVALVVLMVIILWRVCKFKKMDRRKHGFYRLDGEKMYQEEYADRLALRDYHSKQTLLNNGYKDLTESESEEDIMFKKY, from the exons ATGTTCACAACACGAgcgtgttttctgtatgtaggGCTTTCATTGCTATATTTACAGTGTGTTCAGACAGCATACACAAGAAGTAGTGATATAGACACAacgaaatattatcattatgacGAACTAACGAGTCTTTTAAAGAAATATGCTGCAGAGTATAGTCATATAGCCAAGCTGGAAACAATTGGCAAAAGTGTCGAAGGCAGAGAGCTATGGGTTATGAAGCTTACTGATATACCAAATGAGACTGAGCCAGGTGAACCATATGTAAAGTTTGTTGGCAATATGCACGGAAATGAGGTAATAAGTCGACAGGTTCTTATATATTTAATTCAATACTTGTGTAAGAATTATGACCGAGATAGTCGCATAAAAACATTGCTTGATTCTACGACCGTGTACATTATGCCCAGCTTGAACCCAGATGGATTCGAAGCCGCAAAAGCGGGTACATGTGGTGGTATACAAGGGAGAGAGAATGCGCACCGTGTTGATCTCAACAGAAACTTCCCAGACCAGTTTTCACCTCTCCCCGTACAAGAGGCCACAGGTAAACGCGAACCGGAAACCCGGGCAATGATGCAATGGATACTGGATAATCCCTTCGTGTTGTCAGGTAACTTCCATGGAGGTAGTGTTGTGGCGAGTTATCCATATGACGACTCGAAGAAACACACAAGGACCGGGAAAAACAGTCTGTCTCCAGACGACGATGTCTTCAAAAGATTGGCACATGTATACTCAAATGCACATCAGACCATGCACACATCAAAGGCTGACTGTAACCATGAACACTTTCAAGACGGTATTACCAATGGTGCCCACTGGTATGATGTAAACG GAGGTATGCAAGACTACAATTATGTACATAGTAATTGTTTTGAATTAACATTGGAATTGTCATGCTGTAAGTATCCACTACCAGCAGAATTATCCAAAGAATGGGAAAATAACCAAGAAGCCCTACTACAGCTGTTAGAAGAG GTTCATAAAGGTGTTAAAGGCTTTGTCCTAGACAGCATAGATGAATCTGCAATCCCTGATGCTACAATAAGTGTACAAGGTATTGATCACAATGTTAAAACGGCAAGTTTTGGTGATTATTGGAGGCTGTTGGTACCAGGTACTTACACCATTACAGCTACAGCTGATGG ATATGACTCTGTTACAAAGACTGTGACGGTGATAGATGACTCAGTTACAGAAGTAAACTTCAAATTAACAAGAAATACAGCCAGAGACAAGTTAGAAAAATTGTTAAAAGAGCTTCATAAGAGATCAGTCAATGATGCTTATGAGGATTCTGATGCTAGTTACATCAGTGACGATGAAG aaattattGAACCAATCGTATTTGAGCACCACAATCATGGAGAAATGGTGGATTTCATGACCAAATATGCTAGAGATTATCCTGACATCACAAGACTGTATTCCATTGGACAGTCTGTCCAGAATAGGGATCTATTGGTTCTTGAAATTACTGATAATCCAGGTGTACATGAAGCAG GAGAACCGGAATTCAAGTATATCGGAAACATGCATGGTAATGAAGTTGTAGGACGAGAGATGTTACTGCTCTTAATTCAGCTACTGTGTGAAAACTATGACCAAGTATCAGAGGTGAAAGCTTTGGTTGACTCTACTAGGATTCATATCATGCCAAGTATGAACCCAGATGGACATGAAAAATCTCGTGAAG GTGACAAAGTTGGTGTTGACGGAAGGGCCAATGCCAACGGGATAGATTTGAATAGAAACTTCCCAGATCAGTTTGGTGTGTCCGAAGGAAGTATCCAGAAGGAAACTCATGCTGTGATGCAATGGATCAAATTTTTTCCATTTGTACTGTCAGCTAATCTACATGGTGGTTCATTAGTTGCTAATTATCCCTTTGATGATACTAAGAATGGTAGGAGTAAATACAGTAAATGTCCTGATGATGCTATCTTTAGACAACTCACTGAAAGCTATTCTCAG GCTCATCCAACCATGCATTTAGGTCATCCGTGTCCTGACATGTATCCAGAAGAAACGTTTGAAGATGGTATAACCAATGGAGCAGCCTGGTACAGTGTTGCTG GTGGAATGCAAGATTGGAACTATTTGCACagtaattgttttgaaataactATTGAAATGGGCTGTGTCAAATATCCCAAGGAGAAAAAACTAGAAGGTTTCTGGGATGACAATGAACTTCCTCTTGTGGTTTATATACAACAA GTTCACAAAGGTTTGAAGGGCTTTGTAACATCTGAGGGAGGAGAAGGCCTATCTAATGCTACTATACATGTGGACGGTGTAGACCATGATGTGATAACAGCAGAGTGTGGAGACTACTGGAGATTACTTGTACCAGGAACATACAAAGTTACAGCCTCCTTAGATGG ATATATGAATGATACTACTGGAGTAGAAGTGACAGATGGGCTGGCCACCGAGGTCAATTTCACATTGCGATCCATACAGTCATCAGTGCAACCAGAATTGGATACAGATGAACACGAGGAGGAAGGTTCCACTGATCACGAAGAGGATTGGGCCACCTTACATGATTTTAACCTGCCACAAAATTTCACTAAATACACGTCAAATCTTGAACTTATTAGTCAAATTATGGATTATTCTACCCAGTTTAGTAATATAACACAAGTGACAACGTTCGGTAAAACTGTGAAAAACTATCAAATGCTGGACTTAATTATATCAGCCAAGGATGATGTACAGAAACCTGTGGTTGCATTGATTGGTGGTTTGCTGGGAGAAGAACCAGTTGGTCGGGAAATCCTGCTGAGAATTATCAGACATCTTTGTGAAG GCTACAAACAAGGAGACAAGAGAATCAAGGCAATTCTGAATTCTGTCTCCATACACATCATACCAGCTATTGATTTGGATGGCTTTGAAGATGCACAGGTTTTAGACTGTGAGGGAACAGAATACAAAGGCTCAAACCTTGCAAATGTTTTCAGTACATCAGGTGAACAG TTGTCAGACAGACCAGAAGTCATGGCACTCCAGGATTTGTTCGCTTTCCATGAATTTCCACTTGTTCTCAGCATCGAAGCTGGTGGACTCTGGgttag GTACCCAATGGACAAGCCAAGGACTACAGCATCTACACCACTGATCAATGGTGTAGTCACAGAAGATGAAATCAATTTCCAATATCTGGCGTCACGTTATGTCAGTGAAAATCACATACTTGAAGATGGTCTTATTTGTAGAGGGTATCATTTTGATGGAGGAATAGCACATGGTGCTGATTGGatagaaaccaataacacactACAGGATTATCTGTATGTAGAGGAACAAATACTGATG ATCACAGCACATGTTTCCTGTTGTAAATACCCACCAGTTGAGGACTTGACACCAATCTGGCAAGACAACTTGGAACCTATTCTACAACTTATAGAATCTGCTAATCAAG GTATTCATGGAACCGTTTTAGATGCTCAGGGTAACAAGCTTCCAACAGCCACTGTTACTGTGTTGGGCCATTCTGCCAAAATAGCTGTGAACCCATCTACATCCACATTCCACCAAGTGTTAGCACCAGGACTATATCGAGTTACAGCATCTGTACCAGGATATACCTCACTAACTaaaattgtacatgtcaatgaaAAACAG CTACAAAAAGTTACAATGCAGTTATCCAAAGAAAGAGAACTGAAATATCACGACTATGATGAGATGGAAAAACTGCTGAGACAGCTGGATGCATCATATCCAAATATCACAGACCTTTATTC GATAGGACAGTCTACTGACTATAGACAATTGTGGGCTCTGAAAGTGAGTGGTGATGCTGACAAATCTCATCCAGGACGACCAGAGATGAAATTTGTTGCTAATCTACACGGCAATGAAGTGGTGGGCAGAGAACTGTTATTAGCTTTATGTGAGCACCTTGTGTACAGTTACGGCAAAGATGATTGGGTAACAAAG TTAGTGGACAACACAGCTATCCACATAGTTCCATCTGTTAACCCTGATGGTGGTCAGAAAGCTGAGGAAGGAGTGTGTGTTGGAGATACAGGGGCATTGAACAGCAAGGGAATTGATATAGCGTGGGATTTTACTA GTAAATTTGACAATGAATCAACCAGTACAGGCCAAGAAACTAAAGCTGTGGAGAAATGGATATCAGAACGACCCTTTGTATTGTCAGTAGCATTGTATGGTGGTACACTGGTTACTACATATCCTTATGATGCTAGCAGTCATCCAG aCCTTGCAGGAGCGAACCCTACTACAGACAATGACATCCTGAAGTACTTGTCATCAGTGTATGCGTCAAAGCATCCTAGTATGTCTTTAGGTCTTCCAGCATGTCCTGATCAAGTTGGTAAGAACACAA GTGAAGAATTTCAAAATGGTATCATCAATGGAGCAGCTTGGAGAAGTGCAATTGGTAGTATGCag GACTTCAACTATGATTACAGCAACTGTTTTGAAATCTCAGTTTACACTGGTTGCTGTAAATATCCATTTGAAGATGAGTTAGGACAACTCTGGAGGGACCACAGTCCGGCATTGATTGCAATGATAGAACAG GTCCACAGTGGAGTGAAAGGGTATGTTCGAAATGAACAAGGTCATGGTATTGAAAATGCCGAGATTTACATAGACGGACACCCACATGTTGTGACTTCTTCGAAGTATGGAGATTACTGGAGGTTATTAATGCCTGGCAAATATTCTGTGACAGTGACAGCCAAAGGGTATATGCATCAAGTCAAATTTGTAGAAATACCACCTCATGGCAAAGTGGGGAAAGTGGATTTTATGTTAAAGGCAACATCTGGTTTATTCGGACTGCCAACCGCAATGTTTGCGCTAATCACAG CTACCGGAGTTGCCTTAGTAGTTTTAATGGTAATTATTCTATGGAGAGTTTGCAAGTTCAAAAAAATGGATCGCCGGAAACACGGATTTTATCGTCTGGACGGTGAAAAAATGTACCAAGAAGAATATGCCGACCGCCTTGCTTTAAGAGACTACCATTCCAAACAAACTTTACTGAACAATGGCTACAAAGACTTAACTGAATCAGAAAGTGAAGAAGATATCATGtttaaaaaatactaa
- the LOC144448853 gene encoding elongation factor Tu, mitochondrial-like isoform X2: MASLVTLRLCNVGKTALRNTSLKAWIESSYNQQLLSHSRVLSRLYATDGKKVYDRKKPHLNIGTIGHVDHGKTTLTAAITKVLAEAGHGETKFHKYDEIDKAPEERKRGITINSAHVEYETENRHYAHTDCPGHLDYIKNMITGAAQMEGAILVVAADDGQMPQTREHLLLARQIGMERIVVFINKADVVDSEVLELVEMEMRDVLSEYGFDGENAPIITGSALQALEGRMTDIGVKAIKDLVAAVDEYIPLPVRDLDKPFMLPIETIYSIQGRGTVVTGRLERGTVKKGDEAEFIGHNKKIKCIITGIETFHKTLAVSEAGDQLGALVRGIKRDDVKRGMILCKPGSCKAHRNVEAQVYILSTDEGGRHKPFTSNYTPVMFSHTWDMASRITLPEDKELVMPGEDVTLKLQLIKPMVTEVGQRFTLRDGKSTIGTGVITKILPEES; encoded by the exons ATGGCGTCTCTCGTCACGTTGAGGTTGTGTAATGTTGGTAAAACTG cACTTAGGAATACTTCACTGAAGGCATGGATAGAGTCATCATAT AATCAACAACTTCTTAGTCACTCTCGTGTTTTGTCAAGATTGTATGCCACTGATGGCAAAAAGGTATATGACAGAAAGAAACCACATCTAAACATTGGAACTATTGGCCATGTTGATCATGGCAAGACTACACTGACAGCTGCCATTACTAAAG TGTTAGCAGAAGCAGGACACGGAGAAACCAAATTCCACAAATACGATGAAATCGACAAAGCACCAGAAGAAAGGAAACGTGGTATTACCATTAACTCAGCCCATGTGGAATACGAAACAGAAAACAGACATTATGCTCATACAGACTGTCCAGGACATTTAGATTACATCAAG aatATGATCACTGGCGCTGCTCAGATGGAAGGAGCTATTTTGGTTGTCGCTGCAGATGATGGACAGATGCCACAAACAAGGGAACACTTACTCCTAGCAAGACAG ATTGGTATGGAGAGGATCGTTGTCTTCATCAACAAGGCTGATGTTGTAGATTCTGAAGTTCTAGAACTTGTTGAAATGGAAATGAGAGATGTATTGAGTGAATATGGCTTTGATGGCGAAAATGCTCCCATCATCACAGGCTCTGCATTGCAAGCCTTAGAG GGCAGAATGACAGACATTGGAGTGAAGGCCATCAAAGACCTTGTAGCAGCTGTAGATGAATATATACCACTACCTGTCAGAGACTTAGATAAACCATTTATGTTACCAATAGAAACTATCTATTCTATCCAAG GTCGTGGTACCGTGGTTACTGGCCGACTTGAAAGAGGGACGGTCAAGAAAGGTGATGAAGCAGAATTTATTGGCCACAATAAGAAAATCAAGTGTATAATAACAG GCATTGAGACATTTCACAAGACATTGGCGGTCAGTGAAGCTGGGGACCAGCTAGGTGCTTTGGTTCGTGGTATTAAACGTGATGATGTCAAACGTGGTATGATTTTATGTAAACCTGGCTCATGCAAGGCACACCGAAATGTAGAAGCACAG GTTTACATACTGAGTACAGATGAGGGAGGCAGACATAAACCATTCACAAGTAACTATACACCAGTTATGTTTTCCCATACATGGGATATGGCTTCCAGAATTACACTACCAGAAGATAAAGAACTTGTTATGCCAG GTGAAGATGTAACTTTAAAACTTCAACTTATTAAACCAATGGTGACAGAAGTTGGTCAACGATTTACTTTACGAGATGGGAAAAGTACCATCGGGACTGGTGTTATCACCAAAATTCTACCTGAAGAATCATGA
- the LOC144449458 gene encoding uncharacterized protein LOC144449458, with protein sequence MSQNVFLYIPNIIGYLRLLLLFTGYLFFDARPVLFVVIYSISVILDGIDGFVARKLNQVSAFGAWLDVVVDNLGRGMLWCRLYHWGWLVTSIEWCVFVCTHSQLGADWKAAFQNAPWHVQKVMANGFKTPLGTLVICGIHVLPIWLYGHYTHVLTDNLGIPMWLQYLGISTMSIGRALCLAVELWCIWTHIRSLDREKNDENNKD encoded by the exons ATGTCACAAAACGTATTTCTGTATATCCCCAATATTATAG GGTATCTTAGATTGCTGCTATTGTTTACAGGGTATTTATTCTTTGATGCAAGGCCagttttgtttgttgtaataTATAGTATTTCAGTCATACTAGATG GAATTGATGGCTTTGTGGCGAGAAAACTAAATCAAGTTTCAGCGTTTGGTGCTTGG TTGGACGTTGTTGTGGATAATCTCGGAAGAGGTATGCTATGGTGCAGATTATACCAT tGGGGTTGGCTTGTAACATCTATTGAatggtgtgtgtttgtgtgtacacataGTCAACTTGGTGCAGATTGGAAAGCAGCGTTCCAAAATGCACCCTGGCATGTACAAAAAGTAATGGCCAATG GTTTTAAGACTCCACTAGGAACACTTGTGATATGTGGTATCCATGTATTACCAATATGGCTATATGGTCACTACACACATGTTTTGACTGATAATCTTGGGATACCTATGTGGTTACAATATCTTGGTATCAGTACTATGAGTATTGGACGTGCATTGTGTTTAGCTGTAGAG CTTTGGTGTATTTGGACTCACATTAGAAGTCTTGATCGAGAAAAGAATGACGAAAATAACAAAGACTAA
- the LOC144448853 gene encoding elongation factor Tu, mitochondrial-like isoform X1, translating to MASLVTLRLCNVGKTALRNTSLKAWIESSYQNQQLLSHSRVLSRLYATDGKKVYDRKKPHLNIGTIGHVDHGKTTLTAAITKVLAEAGHGETKFHKYDEIDKAPEERKRGITINSAHVEYETENRHYAHTDCPGHLDYIKNMITGAAQMEGAILVVAADDGQMPQTREHLLLARQIGMERIVVFINKADVVDSEVLELVEMEMRDVLSEYGFDGENAPIITGSALQALEGRMTDIGVKAIKDLVAAVDEYIPLPVRDLDKPFMLPIETIYSIQGRGTVVTGRLERGTVKKGDEAEFIGHNKKIKCIITGIETFHKTLAVSEAGDQLGALVRGIKRDDVKRGMILCKPGSCKAHRNVEAQVYILSTDEGGRHKPFTSNYTPVMFSHTWDMASRITLPEDKELVMPGEDVTLKLQLIKPMVTEVGQRFTLRDGKSTIGTGVITKILPEES from the exons ATGGCGTCTCTCGTCACGTTGAGGTTGTGTAATGTTGGTAAAACTG cACTTAGGAATACTTCACTGAAGGCATGGATAGAGTCATCATAT CAGAATCAACAACTTCTTAGTCACTCTCGTGTTTTGTCAAGATTGTATGCCACTGATGGCAAAAAGGTATATGACAGAAAGAAACCACATCTAAACATTGGAACTATTGGCCATGTTGATCATGGCAAGACTACACTGACAGCTGCCATTACTAAAG TGTTAGCAGAAGCAGGACACGGAGAAACCAAATTCCACAAATACGATGAAATCGACAAAGCACCAGAAGAAAGGAAACGTGGTATTACCATTAACTCAGCCCATGTGGAATACGAAACAGAAAACAGACATTATGCTCATACAGACTGTCCAGGACATTTAGATTACATCAAG aatATGATCACTGGCGCTGCTCAGATGGAAGGAGCTATTTTGGTTGTCGCTGCAGATGATGGACAGATGCCACAAACAAGGGAACACTTACTCCTAGCAAGACAG ATTGGTATGGAGAGGATCGTTGTCTTCATCAACAAGGCTGATGTTGTAGATTCTGAAGTTCTAGAACTTGTTGAAATGGAAATGAGAGATGTATTGAGTGAATATGGCTTTGATGGCGAAAATGCTCCCATCATCACAGGCTCTGCATTGCAAGCCTTAGAG GGCAGAATGACAGACATTGGAGTGAAGGCCATCAAAGACCTTGTAGCAGCTGTAGATGAATATATACCACTACCTGTCAGAGACTTAGATAAACCATTTATGTTACCAATAGAAACTATCTATTCTATCCAAG GTCGTGGTACCGTGGTTACTGGCCGACTTGAAAGAGGGACGGTCAAGAAAGGTGATGAAGCAGAATTTATTGGCCACAATAAGAAAATCAAGTGTATAATAACAG GCATTGAGACATTTCACAAGACATTGGCGGTCAGTGAAGCTGGGGACCAGCTAGGTGCTTTGGTTCGTGGTATTAAACGTGATGATGTCAAACGTGGTATGATTTTATGTAAACCTGGCTCATGCAAGGCACACCGAAATGTAGAAGCACAG GTTTACATACTGAGTACAGATGAGGGAGGCAGACATAAACCATTCACAAGTAACTATACACCAGTTATGTTTTCCCATACATGGGATATGGCTTCCAGAATTACACTACCAGAAGATAAAGAACTTGTTATGCCAG GTGAAGATGTAACTTTAAAACTTCAACTTATTAAACCAATGGTGACAGAAGTTGGTCAACGATTTACTTTACGAGATGGGAAAAGTACCATCGGGACTGGTGTTATCACCAAAATTCTACCTGAAGAATCATGA